CGTCGAAATATGCAGGTGAACGCAAGGCGCTGGTGATTGGCGCCGGCATGGCCGGTTGCACGACTGCCGCCAGCCTTGCCGCGCGGGGCTGGCAAGTCAGCTTGCTGGAGCGGCATGCCGAGGTGGCCCAGGAAGCGTCGGGCAATCCTCAGGGCGTGCTGTATCTGAAACTCTCGGCGCACGGCACCGCGTTGTCGCAATTGATCCTCAGCGGATTCGGCTACACGCGCCGCGCCCTCGAACGTCTGCAACGCGGCATCGACTGGGACGGCTGCGGCGTGCTGCAACTGGCGTTCAACGACAAGGAAGCGCAGCGCCAGGCGCAACTGGCCGAGGCGTTCAGTCCAGAACTGTTGCAGCTTGTGGATAAGTCCGACGCGCAAGCCCGCAGCGGTATCACGCTCAACAGCGGCGGACTGTTTTTTCCGGAAGGCGGCTGGGTTCATCCGCCAGCGCTGTGCCGTGCCCACGCGACGCACCCGAACATTCAACTGCAACCGCATCGCGAGGTGGTCGAGCTGCGCCGTGCTGGCGATCAATGGCAAGCCTGGGATGGCGAGGTGTTGCTGGACAGCGCGCCGGTGGTGATTCTGGCGGGCGCGGCCGATATCAAGCGCTTCCCGGCCAGCGCTGAATTGCCACTCAAACGCATTCGCGGGCAAATCACCCGCTTGCCGCAGACCGAGGCCAGCCAGGCGTTGAGCACGGTGGTTTGCGCCGAAGGCTACGTTGCCCCGCCGCGCCTGGGCGAACATACCTTGGGCGCCAGTTTTGATTTCAAGAATGAGGACCTGAACACCACCGCCGCCGATCACCTGGGCAATCTGCAACTGTTGCAGGAGATATCCGAGGATCTGGTCGAGCGACTTGGCGCACACCGCCTGGCGCCAGAAGACTTGCAAGGCCGCGCGGCCTTTCGCTGCACCAGCCCGGATTATCTGCCCATCGTCGGCCCCCTGGCAGACAAGGACGCGTTTACCCAGACATACGCGGCGCTGGGCAAAGACGCCCGTCAAGTGCCGGACGCGCCCTGCCCGTGGCTGGATGGTTTGTACATCAACAGCGGCCATGGCTCGCGAGGCCTGATCACCGCGCCGTTGTGCGCCGAACTGCTCGCCGCCTGGCTGACCGACGAACCCTTGCCGCTGCCCCGCAGCATCGCCGAAGCCTGCCACCCGAACCGCTTCATGTTGCGCGAGCTGATTCGGGGCAGGTGAGGTGCCACGGCACCGAAACCGGTAGGAGGGGACTTGTCCCCGAAGGCGCCAGCACAAGCGATGTTAATTTCAGATTCTCCCGCTGGCCGACCAACCGCCTTCGGGGACAAGTCCCCTCCTACGGATCCGGCAAAGCCGCTATCCTGCCCCTTCACTCCCGTCCTGGAATCGAGCCTGCCGATGCTTGAGGTAAAAAACGTCTTCAAGAGCTATGCCACCGCTCAAGGCCCGCTGGCGGTATTGCGCGGGGTTGATCTGCGTCTGGAAAACGGCAGCAGCCTGGCGTTGATGGGCGAATCCGGCAGTGGCAAAAGCACCTTGCTGCATCTGGTGGCCGGGCTGGATCAGGCCGACAGCGGGCTGATTGAAGTCAGCGGCCAGCGCCTGGAGCGCATGACCGAAGCACAGCTGGCGAACTGGCGGCGTACCGAAATCGGTCTGGTGTTCCAGCAGTTCAACCTCATCGGCAGCCTGAGGGTCGAGGACAACCTGGCGTTCCAGGCGCGGCTGGCCGGCCGTTTTGACCCACAGTGGCAGGCGCAACTGGTGGGACGCCTGGGCCTTGGCGATTTGCTCAAGCGTTATCCCGAGCAACTTTCCGGTGGCCAGCAACAGCGCGTGGCAATCGGCCGGGCGCTGGCGTCGCGTCCGGGATTGCTGCTGGCTGACGAACCCACTGGCAACCTCGACGAAGCCACCAGCGATGAAGTGCTGCAACTGCTGCTGGATCTTTTACAGGACAGTCCGACCAGCCTGTTGATGGTCACGCACAGCCCACGGGTTGCCGAGCGACTGGCGCAGAAAGTGGTGTTGCATCTGGGTCGTCTGGCGGCCGAGAGCGAGCGCTGAGATGCGGGTTTTCTACTGGACATTGCGCGCCCTGCTCAGCCACTGGCGGCGCCATCCGGT
This genomic window from Pseudomonas sp. G.S.17 contains:
- a CDS encoding ABC transporter ATP-binding protein codes for the protein MLEVKNVFKSYATAQGPLAVLRGVDLRLENGSSLALMGESGSGKSTLLHLVAGLDQADSGLIEVSGQRLERMTEAQLANWRRTEIGLVFQQFNLIGSLRVEDNLAFQARLAGRFDPQWQAQLVGRLGLGDLLKRYPEQLSGGQQQRVAIGRALASRPGLLLADEPTGNLDEATSDEVLQLLLDLLQDSPTSLLMVTHSPRVAERLAQKVVLHLGRLAAESER
- the mnmC gene encoding bifunctional tRNA (5-methylaminomethyl-2-thiouridine)(34)-methyltransferase MnmD/FAD-dependent 5-carboxymethylaminomethyl-2-thiouridine(34) oxidoreductase MnmC; the protein is MTVTRHAQIDWDEQGNPHSREFSDVYFSTESGLAETRHVFLVQNDLRNRFTALPEHGRLVIGETGFGTGLNFLCAWQLFEECATVGARLHFISVEKFPLSLTDLQRSLTLWPELAGFAEQLLGQYVAVHEGFQRFVFDGGRVTLTLLIGDVLDMLPQLDGQIDAWFLDGFAPAKNPEMWTPELFAELARLAAPDSTIGTFTSTGWVRRALNAAGFKMKRVPGIGHKWEVLRGVFVGLPEDAPAMPAAKPWFARPSKYAGERKALVIGAGMAGCTTAASLAARGWQVSLLERHAEVAQEASGNPQGVLYLKLSAHGTALSQLILSGFGYTRRALERLQRGIDWDGCGVLQLAFNDKEAQRQAQLAEAFSPELLQLVDKSDAQARSGITLNSGGLFFPEGGWVHPPALCRAHATHPNIQLQPHREVVELRRAGDQWQAWDGEVLLDSAPVVILAGAADIKRFPASAELPLKRIRGQITRLPQTEASQALSTVVCAEGYVAPPRLGEHTLGASFDFKNEDLNTTAADHLGNLQLLQEISEDLVERLGAHRLAPEDLQGRAAFRCTSPDYLPIVGPLADKDAFTQTYAALGKDARQVPDAPCPWLDGLYINSGHGSRGLITAPLCAELLAAWLTDEPLPLPRSIAEACHPNRFMLRELIRGR